The Methanofastidiosum sp. genome has a window encoding:
- a CDS encoding oxidoreductase — translation MSKANIAFYWAASCGGCEIAVLDINEKILDVIEKANILMWPVAMDTKYEDVKKMKDNSIDVCFFNGAIRTSENEELAKLLRKKSKILVAFGSCAHEGCIPALANMFNKKLIFDRAYKETETTVNKDNIAPMTSFEVKEGEIHIPEFYDTVKTLDQVVDVDYYIPGCPPTPNIVEDAFNKFLNGDLPPKGSVLAPVKALCDECPRKKKDKMIETIYRVYEKEADPEKCFLDQGIICMGPATRSGCGHQCIYGNMPCTGCFGKTPEVSDQGAKMISALASVLAVENELELDEKKVDDLISKIKDPVGTFYRYSLASSFIKRKVIK, via the coding sequence ATGAGTAAAGCCAACATAGCATTTTACTGGGCTGCTTCTTGCGGTGGCTGCGAAATTGCTGTTTTAGATATCAATGAAAAAATATTGGATGTAATAGAAAAAGCAAACATCTTGATGTGGCCTGTTGCAATGGATACTAAATATGAGGATGTCAAAAAGATGAAAGACAACTCTATTGATGTATGCTTTTTTAACGGTGCTATCAGGACTAGTGAAAACGAAGAGCTTGCAAAGTTACTTAGAAAAAAATCAAAGATCCTCGTTGCATTTGGCTCATGTGCACATGAGGGGTGCATCCCTGCATTAGCGAACATGTTTAACAAAAAACTGATATTTGACCGAGCCTATAAAGAAACAGAAACAACAGTAAATAAAGATAATATTGCCCCAATGACCTCATTTGAAGTTAAGGAAGGAGAAATTCATATTCCAGAGTTTTATGATACTGTAAAAACTCTTGATCAGGTAGTTGATGTTGATTATTATATCCCCGGATGTCCGCCAACACCGAATATTGTTGAGGATGCTTTTAACAAATTCTTAAATGGTGATTTACCGCCAAAAGGTTCTGTTTTAGCACCTGTTAAAGCTTTGTGTGACGAGTGCCCACGAAAAAAGAAGGACAAGATGATTGAAACAATCTATCGCGTATACGAAAAGGAAGCAGATCCAGAAAAATGTTTCCTTGATCAGGGAATAATTTGTATGGGCCCAGCAACAAGATCTGGTTGTGGTCACCAGTGCATCTATGGGAATATGCCATGTACCGGATGTTTTGGAAAGACTCCGGAAGTAAGCGATCAGGGTGCAAAGATGATATCAGCTTTAGCTTCTGTATTGGCTGTGGAGAATGAGTTAGAACTTGACGAGAAAAAGGTAGATGATCTTATTTCAAAAATAAAGGATCCTGTTGGAACATTTTACAGATACTCACTTGCTTCGTCCTTCATTAAGAGAAAGGTGATTAAATGA
- a CDS encoding hydrogenase iron-sulfur subunit, whose amino-acid sequence MENFEPKIIAFLCKWCTYAGADLAGVSRLKFSPNAVPIKVMCSGRVDPSFILDAFAKGADGVLVGGCHPGDCHYAQGNYKTLRRVKLLKTLLEDMGLEEERLRLEWISASEGNKFREVVNDMVIKIKEIGPSPLKTEESK is encoded by the coding sequence ATGGAAAATTTCGAACCTAAAATTATAGCTTTTCTGTGCAAATGGTGCACTTATGCGGGGGCAGATCTTGCGGGAGTTTCTAGATTAAAGTTTTCCCCTAACGCTGTTCCTATAAAAGTAATGTGCTCAGGAAGAGTCGATCCATCCTTTATTCTTGATGCGTTTGCTAAAGGTGCCGACGGTGTTCTTGTAGGGGGTTGTCATCCAGGCGACTGCCACTATGCTCAGGGTAACTATAAAACACTTAGAAGGGTAAAACTTCTTAAAACATTGTTAGAAGATATGGGATTAGAAGAGGAGAGGTTAAGGTTAGAATGGATTTCAGCCAGTGAAGGGAACAAGTTCAGAGAGGTCGTAAATGACATGGTCATTAAAATAAAAGAGATTGGACCCTCTCCACTGAAAACGGAGGAATCAAAATGA
- a CDS encoding CoB--CoM heterodisulfide reductase iron-sulfur subunit B family protein: MEYPYYPGCTLKTTGRKDEESAFEVAKLLGFELKELPTWTCCGVVYNLTSDVMADHLSATRTLIRAQEMGRELKTNKLVTLCSMCYNVLKQVNLMYKDNPDKLYNVNLFMDAEEDYLGNIEIMHFLEVLYNDIGPEKIKEKVKTPLKNLKVDPYYGCMLLRPKTIAFDNQDNPHVMGDILSALGANVIENPMTVECCGAHQIITNKEAVLDCAQRIVNISQSKGADLIVTPCPLCQYNLTTAQKSLFEKGKINHQTPVIYLSELLRISLSDNNENYLKDYKFIKDILEERGGL, encoded by the coding sequence ATGGAATATCCCTATTACCCTGGATGTACATTAAAGACCACGGGGAGAAAAGATGAAGAGTCAGCCTTTGAAGTGGCGAAACTTTTGGGATTTGAACTAAAGGAGTTGCCTACATGGACCTGTTGCGGTGTAGTCTATAATCTTACTTCAGATGTGATGGCCGATCATCTTTCAGCTACAAGAACTCTGATAAGAGCACAGGAGATGGGGAGAGAGCTTAAAACAAATAAGCTTGTGACGTTGTGTTCAATGTGCTACAATGTTCTAAAACAGGTAAACCTGATGTACAAGGATAATCCTGACAAGCTATACAATGTCAATCTTTTCATGGACGCAGAAGAGGATTATCTAGGCAACATTGAGATTATGCACTTTTTAGAAGTTCTCTATAATGATATAGGGCCAGAAAAGATTAAAGAAAAGGTGAAAACTCCCCTAAAAAATCTAAAGGTTGATCCATATTACGGGTGCATGCTTCTCAGACCAAAAACAATCGCATTTGATAATCAAGATAATCCCCATGTGATGGGAGATATACTTTCGGCCCTTGGGGCAAATGTAATTGAAAATCCAATGACAGTTGAGTGCTGTGGCGCTCATCAAATTATAACAAACAAGGAGGCTGTTCTTGACTGTGCTCAAAGAATTGTCAATATTTCCCAGAGTAAGGGAGCTGATTTAATTGTTACACCATGTCCACTATGTCAGTATAATCTTACAACTGCACAGAAAAGTTTGTTTGAGAAAGGAAAGATTAATCACCAGACTCCTGTTATCTACCTCTCAGAATTACTGAGGATTTCTCTCTCCGATAATAATGAGAATTATTTGAAAGATTACAAGTTCATTAAAGATATATTAGAAGAAAGAGGGGGTTTATAG
- a CDS encoding FAD-binding protein, whose protein sequence is MKLIKGYPESMRESIEKVEKTREKRLKEKYNQMSLEERDDVLNKFHPDYKPEVKRTLSAGPSKGEIVPSEVADLIESYPLISEKDIDISNIDYDVDLLIIGGGGAGTMAGIWAAYEGIDPDDILMTTKLRHGDSNSIMAQGGIQAADKANDAPEIHYLDVIGGGHFANDPELVEALVSDGPAIIKWFEGKGVMFDKQKDGTMITIHGGGTSRKRMHSAKDYTGMELLRVIRDEFINLSIPAVEFSPAIELLMDDKGQVAGAVLFNIETHQYYVVRAKATVMATGGFGRLHIQGFPTTNHYGATADGLAMAYRCGARLRDMDSVQYHPTGAAFPEQIVGLLITEKVRGLGAQPLDKNGEMFVHPLEPRDVESAAFIKECYGTGGGVETPTGMQGVWLDSPMIDMIKGEGVTERELSAMYRMFKRFDINMVEDPILVFPTLHYQNGGVVIDANGATEIKGLFAGGEVTGGVHGKNRLMGNSLLDYSVFGKRAGISAARYAKKASIGKLTLSHVTKYSEQLRKAGAPESRKSPMILPEYRGKNVLSRAIDIF, encoded by the coding sequence ATGAAACTTATTAAAGGTTATCCGGAATCTATGAGAGAGTCTATTGAAAAAGTTGAAAAGACTAGAGAAAAACGACTCAAAGAGAAGTATAATCAGATGTCACTTGAGGAGAGGGATGATGTCCTAAATAAATTTCACCCCGACTATAAACCTGAGGTAAAAAGAACTCTTTCAGCCGGTCCATCAAAAGGCGAGATAGTTCCTTCTGAAGTCGCAGACTTAATTGAGTCATACCCTCTTATCTCTGAAAAAGACATTGATATTTCTAACATTGACTATGATGTCGACCTTCTCATTATCGGAGGTGGAGGGGCAGGAACAATGGCCGGTATCTGGGCCGCATATGAAGGTATAGACCCTGATGATATCCTTATGACAACTAAGCTAAGGCATGGAGATTCCAACTCAATAATGGCCCAAGGTGGCATACAGGCGGCAGACAAAGCTAACGATGCTCCTGAAATTCACTATCTTGATGTTATTGGTGGAGGTCACTTTGCAAATGACCCAGAACTTGTCGAGGCATTAGTTTCCGATGGGCCAGCGATCATAAAATGGTTTGAAGGAAAAGGTGTCATGTTTGACAAGCAAAAAGATGGAACCATGATTACTATCCACGGCGGAGGGACCTCCAGAAAAAGGATGCATTCTGCAAAAGACTACACCGGGATGGAGTTACTGAGGGTGATAAGGGATGAGTTCATTAATCTATCAATACCTGCAGTTGAATTTTCACCTGCAATAGAACTTTTAATGGACGATAAGGGCCAAGTTGCAGGGGCAGTTCTTTTCAACATCGAAACTCACCAGTATTATGTGGTCAGGGCCAAAGCTACAGTTATGGCTACAGGAGGTTTTGGCAGACTCCACATTCAGGGATTCCCAACAACAAATCATTACGGCGCAACTGCAGATGGGCTTGCAATGGCATATAGATGTGGTGCAAGACTTAGAGATATGGATTCGGTACAATACCACCCCACAGGCGCTGCTTTTCCAGAACAGATAGTTGGGCTTCTAATAACTGAAAAAGTCAGGGGGCTTGGTGCACAACCTTTGGATAAAAATGGGGAAATGTTCGTACACCCATTAGAGCCAAGAGACGTAGAAAGTGCCGCTTTCATAAAAGAATGCTACGGAACAGGCGGAGGAGTAGAAACTCCAACTGGGATGCAAGGCGTTTGGCTTGATTCTCCAATGATTGATATGATAAAAGGAGAAGGGGTTACAGAAAGAGAGCTGTCTGCTATGTATAGAATGTTTAAGAGATTTGACATAAACATGGTGGAGGATCCAATCCTAGTATTCCCCACATTGCACTACCAAAACGGCGGGGTCGTCATCGATGCAAACGGTGCAACTGAAATCAAAGGACTTTTTGCTGGAGGCGAAGTGACTGGTGGAGTTCATGGTAAGAACAGGCTTATGGGAAACTCACTTCTTGATTACTCCGTCTTTGGTAAAAGAGCTGGAATTTCTGCAGCAAGATACGCAAAGAAAGCATCAATAGGAAAATTAACTCTATCACACGTTACAAAGTATTCTGAACAATTGAGAAAGGCTGGGGCCCCTGAGAGCAGAAAATCACCTATGATTCTTCCAGAGTACCGGGGAAAAAATGTACTCTCAAGAGCCATAGATATATTCTAA
- a CDS encoding Ni/Fe hydrogenase subunit alpha produces MKRITIDPITRLEGHGKIEIFLNDSGNVENAYLQIPELRGFEKFSEGRLAEDMPQITSRICGVCPVAHHFASTKALDNAFNTQPTETAKKLRELMYCGYVIYDHILHFYFLGGPDFVVGPDAPKGDRNIIGVIGKVGVEIGKEVIKHRAYGQKITKILGGKPTHPVCGLPGGISKGLNEEERNEIESMAESCVKFSEFTLNFFKDTVLKNKAYLDLIKSDAYTLETYNMGLVDKNNNLNFYDGMIRIKSPLDKEFASFDGSKYAEYIEEHVEPWTYMKYPYLKEIGWNGLTGGVDSGVYRVGPLGRINVIDGFTTPLANEAYKELIETLGKPVNSTLAFHWARLIELLYASEKVLELSRDKDILKQDLRNKVGIPTEGVGVVEAARGTLIHHYKLTEDAKIEKANMVVATTNNAGAICMSVRDAAKGMISKGKVNDGILNRVEMAFRAYDPCFACATHCLPGTSPIEISIYNKDRSLIKRIGRDI; encoded by the coding sequence ATGAAAAGAATAACAATAGACCCCATAACTAGACTTGAAGGCCATGGCAAAATTGAGATTTTCTTAAATGATAGCGGAAATGTCGAGAATGCTTACCTTCAGATACCAGAATTAAGAGGGTTTGAGAAGTTTAGCGAGGGAAGACTTGCAGAGGACATGCCACAGATTACATCAAGGATTTGTGGTGTATGCCCAGTTGCACATCATTTTGCTTCAACTAAGGCGTTAGACAATGCTTTTAACACACAGCCCACAGAAACTGCAAAGAAACTAAGAGAATTAATGTACTGTGGCTATGTCATATATGACCATATCCTGCACTTTTATTTCCTTGGCGGTCCTGACTTTGTCGTTGGACCAGACGCACCAAAAGGCGATAGAAATATTATAGGTGTTATCGGAAAGGTCGGCGTTGAAATAGGTAAAGAAGTGATAAAACATCGGGCATATGGGCAGAAGATAACAAAGATTCTTGGTGGAAAACCCACACACCCCGTATGTGGACTCCCTGGAGGGATTTCAAAGGGATTGAATGAAGAGGAACGAAACGAGATTGAATCGATGGCTGAATCCTGCGTGAAGTTCTCAGAATTTACCTTAAACTTTTTCAAAGATACTGTACTGAAAAATAAGGCGTATCTTGATCTCATCAAAAGCGATGCATACACACTTGAAACTTATAATATGGGGCTTGTCGATAAAAATAACAATCTTAACTTCTACGATGGAATGATACGAATCAAAAGCCCACTTGATAAAGAATTTGCCTCTTTTGATGGAAGCAAGTATGCCGAGTATATCGAAGAGCACGTTGAGCCATGGACCTATATGAAATATCCATACCTAAAGGAGATTGGCTGGAATGGACTTACCGGTGGTGTTGATAGCGGCGTATATCGTGTTGGGCCATTGGGGCGGATAAATGTCATTGATGGATTTACAACTCCACTTGCAAATGAAGCATATAAAGAATTAATTGAAACTCTGGGAAAACCAGTAAACTCAACTCTCGCCTTCCACTGGGCAAGATTGATAGAACTTCTCTATGCGTCTGAAAAGGTCTTGGAACTTAGCAGGGATAAGGATATACTAAAGCAAGATCTAAGGAACAAAGTTGGCATTCCAACAGAAGGAGTAGGCGTTGTTGAAGCTGCAAGAGGAACATTAATCCACCATTATAAACTCACAGAAGATGCAAAAATTGAAAAAGCAAATATGGTAGTTGCCACCACAAATAATGCCGGTGCAATATGCATGTCGGTCAGGGATGCGGCAAAAGGCATGATATCAAAGGGAAAAGTCAATGACGGAATACTTAACAGAGTAGAAATGGCCTTTAGGGCTTATGACCCATGCTTTGCATGTGCCACGCACTGCCTTCCTGGAACATCACCTATTGAAATATCGATATACAATAAGGATAGATCACTTATTAAGAGGATTGGGAGGGATATCTAG
- a CDS encoding 4Fe-4S dicluster domain-containing protein encodes MVFTVSEKGLDLRKSVEEISGQNVFQCYQCGKCSATCPVVDSMDMAPNKVIRFVQIGDLEVLDQNTFWVCAACFTCSARCPRSVDIAKIMEALRNVMLRNKQDFINIYSKDFLEKMIEEVPQMAIVAAIKKGVW; translated from the coding sequence GTGGTCTTTACCGTTTCTGAGAAGGGATTGGATCTAAGAAAATCTGTTGAAGAGATATCAGGACAGAACGTATTCCAGTGCTATCAGTGCGGTAAATGCTCAGCCACGTGTCCTGTTGTTGACAGCATGGACATGGCACCTAATAAGGTAATTAGATTTGTGCAGATAGGAGACCTTGAAGTTTTAGATCAGAACACCTTCTGGGTATGTGCAGCGTGTTTTACATGCTCTGCAAGATGTCCAAGAAGTGTTGACATAGCAAAGATAATGGAAGCTTTGAGAAATGTTATGTTGAGAAACAAACAGGATTTCATCAATATCTACTCTAAAGATTTCCTAGAGAAGATGATTGAAGAGGTCCCACAGATGGCGATTGTCGCCGCCATAAAGAAGGGGGTATGGTAA
- a CDS encoding 4Fe-4S dicluster domain-containing protein encodes MGKEYRIPSGLTLMKAMEYAGYRYTRGAGCRAGFCGACATIYRLKDDYKLKSALACQTTVDDGMYLVQLPFTPANKKKYDMENLNIAHNALLKEYPEIARCISCNSCTKVCPQELKVMDYVQASLRGDIEKAADLSFDCVQCGLCAFRCPAEITQYHVGQLARRLNGKFVTPKALHTEEAVVKLNSGVSKQEISKLKVLKLDEIKELYKKRSIE; translated from the coding sequence ATGGGTAAGGAGTATAGGATCCCATCAGGGCTCACCCTGATGAAAGCCATGGAATATGCAGGCTATAGGTATACAAGAGGTGCAGGATGCAGGGCTGGGTTTTGTGGTGCATGTGCAACTATCTACCGATTGAAAGACGACTACAAATTAAAATCTGCTCTGGCGTGCCAGACTACAGTTGATGACGGCATGTATCTTGTCCAGTTACCATTTACACCGGCTAATAAGAAAAAATATGATATGGAAAATCTCAATATTGCACACAATGCTCTTCTAAAGGAATATCCGGAGATAGCGAGATGCATTAGCTGCAACAGTTGCACAAAAGTTTGCCCTCAAGAGCTAAAAGTCATGGATTATGTCCAGGCTTCACTTCGAGGGGATATAGAAAAGGCTGCCGACCTCTCTTTTGATTGTGTTCAGTGCGGGCTCTGTGCTTTTAGATGTCCTGCAGAAATTACTCAGTATCACGTTGGGCAGCTTGCAAGAAGATTGAATGGAAAATTTGTTACTCCAAAAGCACTTCATACAGAAGAAGCTGTGGTGAAATTAAATAGCGGAGTTTCAAAACAAGAAATTTCTAAGTTGAAGGTCTTAAAGCTTGATGAGATAAAAGAGCTTTACAAGAAGAGGTCGATTGAGTAG